Proteins encoded together in one Benincasa hispida cultivar B227 chromosome 1, ASM972705v1, whole genome shotgun sequence window:
- the LOC120084747 gene encoding rhodanese-like domain-containing protein 4, chloroplastic, giving the protein MEALNAASLSPLAVLSDRKREPRKISPIPSSSSFKLPNLASFTTNLPVPQGFCSSRSLQGSLLLLSSLFNAGVSGALTYEEALQQSVSTSSSGDLDLNGVLDGIINFGTENPGIVVGGVSILALPLIFSLFLGKSKPWGVESAKSAYAKLGEDSNAQLLDIRSPVELRKVGGPDLKGLGKKPVSITYNGEDKPGFLKKLALKFKEPQNTTLFILDKYDGNSELVAELVTVNGFKAAFAINDGAEGPRGWTNSGLPWLTPKSTLSLSSLTDAIAGAFGEDSEGLPAVATAVAAAATGVGLLAFTEMETVLQLLGSAAIIQFVSRKLLYAEDRKKTLQEVDEFLNTKVAPQELVDELKDIGKALLPLPATGKALPAPAEVAVEAATSSDTVQKAEAVAEPAPEINSVAKQEVKAESLPKISRPLSPYPSYPDFRPPTSPTPSQP; this is encoded by the exons ATGGAGGCCCTTAATGCAGCAAGTTTAAGCCCCTTGGCTGTTCTTTCCGACAGAAAAAGAGAACCCAGAAAAATCTCCCCAATCccatcttcttcctcattcAAGTTGCCAAATCTTGCTAGTTTTACCACAAATTTACCAGTCCCACAAGGGTTTTGTTCATCAAGAAGCTTACAAGGAAGTCTACTGCTCTTATCTTCGTTATTCAATGCTGGGGTTTCTGGAGCTCTTACATATGAGGAAGCTCTCCAACAATCTGTGAGCACTTCCTCATCTGGGGATTTAGATTTAAATGGGGTTCTTGATGGGATTATAAATTTTGGAACAGAGAATCCTGGAATCGTTGTTGGTGGTGTTTCCATTTTGGCTCTCCCTttgattttctctctttttcttggAAAATCTAAGCCATGGGGTGTTGAATCTGCTAAAAGTGCTTATGCAAAATTGGGTGAGGATTCTAATGCTCAGCTACTTGATATTAGATCGCCAGTTGAATTAAGGAAAGTGGGTGGCCCTGATCTTAAGGGCTTGGGTAAAAAACCTGTGTCCATTACTTACAATGGTGAAGATAAGCCAGGTTTCTTGAAGAAGCTTGCTTTGAAGTTCAAGGAGCCACAAAATACCACATTGTTCATTTTAGACAA ATATGATGGGAATTCCGAACTCGTTGCTGAGTTGGTAACTGTTAATGGATTTAAAGCTGCTTTTGCTATTAATGATGGTGCAGAAGGACCTCGTGGATGGACG AATAGTGGTCTTCCATGGTTAACACCGAAGTCAACTTTGAGTCTTAGCAGTCTAACAGATGCCATTGCTGGCGCATTTGGA GAGGATTCTGAAGGTCTGCCTGCTGTTGCTACTGCTGTTGCTGCAGCAGCTACTGGAGTAGGTTTATTGGCTTTTACTGAG ATGGAGACGGTTCTCCAACTTCTGGGTTCAGCTGCAATCATTCAGTTTGTGAGCAGAAAACTCCTATATGCAGAG GATCGGAAGAAAACTTTACAAGAAGTTGACGAGTTCTTAAACACCAAGGTCGCCCCACAAGAGCTCGTTGATGAGTTGAAG GACATTGGAAAGGCTCTATTACCATTACCTGCTACTGGCAAGGCACTTCCTGCACCAGCAGAGGTAGCTGTGGAGGCTGCAACATCCAGTGACACTGTACAGAAAGCAGAAGCTGTTGCAGAGCCTGCTCCCGAGATAAATTCGGTTGCCAAACAAGAAGTAAAGGCAGAATCATTGCCTAAAATCTCGCGGCCGCTTTCTCCATATCCTTCT TATCCCGATTTCAGGCCTCCAACGTCTCCTACGCCATCACAGCCGTAA